A stretch of DNA from Thermotoga sp.:
CCTGGAAAATACTGGATCTTGAGAAAAGAGATCGATCCTGCTCTTTACTGGTTTGGGGAGTACATTTCACCCAGGACACCATTGAATGGACTTGGAACGAGGTATCTCCAACTTTCGAACCCTACCTATGCGATCCACGGGACTTCAAAACCTTGGGAAATAGGAAAGAGGATAT
This window harbors:
- a CDS encoding L,D-transpeptidase, producing the protein PGKYWILRKEIDPALYWFGEYISPRTPLNGLGTRYLQLSNPTYAIHGTSKPWEIGKRISHGCIRMFNRDVEELDAFAGVGTEVIVVKEEGDFPERLY